In Vigna angularis cultivar LongXiaoDou No.4 chromosome 8, ASM1680809v1, whole genome shotgun sequence, one DNA window encodes the following:
- the LOC108345598 gene encoding KH domain-containing protein HEN4 isoform X1, with translation MGGQRSGYGKRPHSQSDYDNGPNKRRNHGEDREQFVIDSEDTVFRYVCPGRKIGSVIGRGGEIVKQLRVETKAKIRIGETVPGCEERVVTIYSPSDETNSVDGGGNYVSPAQDALFKVHDRIVAEDLHGDQDDDGGHQVTAKLLVPSDQIGCVIGKGGQIVQNIRSETGAQIRILKDDHLPLCALSSDELVQITGDAAVVKRALHQIASRLHDNPSRSQHLLTSAVPGVYPAGSSLIGPTPGAPIVGIAPLVGAYGGYKGDTSDWPPRSMYSAPRDEGSSKEFSVRLVCPTGNIGGVIGKGGMIINQIRQDSGATIKVDSSPTEGEECLITISTKEFFEETFSPTIEAAVRLQPRCSEKVERDSGIISFTTRLLVSTSRIGCLIGKGGSIITEMRRLTKANIRIISKDNLPKIASEDDEMVQISGDLDVAKEALVHVLTRLRANIFDREGALSAFLPVMPYLPVSADGSDGLSFDGRDGKRHGRGHSYSSGYGGSSDVTGGDIYGSYGGSQLGSSSAYGAYGSYSLGRSSTAGLSTQSGVSRRRNHAY, from the exons ATGGGTGGCCAAAGGAGTGGTTATGGTAAGCGTCCCCACTCTCAATCTGACTATGATAATGGACCAAATAAAAGGAGGAATCACGGTGAGGATAGAGAGCAGTTTGTGATTGATTCGGAAGATACAGTTTTTCGATATGTATGCCCGGGTCGAAAGATTGGCAGTGTTATTGGTAGAGGAGGTGAGATTGTTAAGCAACTGAGGGTGGAGACCAAGGCCAAGATTAGGATTGGTGAGACTGTGCCGGGTTGTGAAGAGCGAGTTGTTACTATTTATAGCCCCAGTGATGAGACTAATTCTGTTGATGGTGGTGGGAATTACGTGTCTCCGGCTCAGGATGCTCTGTTTAAGGTGCATGACAGAATAGTTGCTGAGGACTTGCATGGTGATCAGGATGATGATGGAGGTCACCAAGTGACTGCTAAGCTGCTGGTGCCATCTGATCAGATTGGTTGTGTCATTGGGAAAGGCGGGCAGATAGTTCAGAACATTCGTAGTGAGACTGGGGCCCAGATTCGGATACTCAAGGATGACCATTTACCTTTGTGCGCCTTGAGCTCTGATGAGCTTGTTCAG ATTACTGGGGATGCCGCTGTTGTGAAAAGGGCTCTGCATCAAATAGCATCTCGACTTCATGATAACCCTTCACGATCTCAGCATCTTCTTACTTCTGCTGTTCCTGGTGTATATCCTGCTGGTAGTTCCCTCATTGGTCCAACTCCAGGAGCTCCAATTGTGGGGATAGCTCCCCTTGTTGGAGCTTATGGGGGATATAAAGGTGACACTAGTGACTGGCCACCGCGGTCCATGTACTCAGCTCCGAGGGATGAGGGGTCTTCAAAGGAGTTTTCAGTTCGATTGGTTTGCCCAACCGGAAACATTGGAGGTGTTATAGGAAAAGGTGGTAtgataataaatcaaattaGGCAGGATTCTGGTGCAACAATCAAAGTTGATAGTTCACCAACAGAAGGAGAGGAATGCTTGATCACCATTTCGACAAAAGAG TTCTTTGAAGAGACTTTCTCCCCAACAATAGAAGCAGCTGTGCGATTGCAACCTCGATGCAGTGAGAAGGTTGAAAGAGATTCAGGAATCATCTCTTTCACAACCCGCCTTCTGGTATCAACCTCACGAATTGGTTGCCTTATTGGTAAAGGGGGATCTATCATAACTGAGATGAGGAGGCTTACAAAAGCTAATATTCGCATTATCTCGAAGGATAATCTTCCTAAGATTGCATCTGAAGATGATGAAATGGTGCAG ATTTCAGGAGATCTTGACGTTGCCAAGGAGGCTCTGGTGCATGTACTTACACGGTTGAGAGCGAATATTTTTGATAGGGAGGGTGCTCTCTCTGCATTCCTTCCAGTTATGCCATATCTGCCTGTTTCAGCAGATGGATCAGATGGCCTAAGCTTTGATGGTAGAGATGGTAAAAGACATGGACGTGGACATTCTTATTCAAGTGGGTATGGTGGCTCAAGTGATGTAACGGGTGGTGACATTTATGGAAGCTATGGTGGTTCACAG CTTGGAAGTAGCAGTGCTTATGGGGCTTATGGAAGTTATTCTTTGGGACGGTCTAGTACTGCTGG GTTGTCAACTCAGAGTGGTGTTTCTCGGAGGAGAAATCATGCTTACTGA
- the LOC128193682 gene encoding uncharacterized protein LOC128193682, with translation MRPSGTYSSDTAREISEKIDALVEQSSQGQFTPEGRQDILAAAIGRPEHPGRVRAAGPGVGITDYFGSSSRQPSYSYSDTQRMTEEITKKVRQDLIQEIRAEVRAEFQMLYQEQFQSMRPVQSPIEEHTQQKIPLSEDDPLSSLHLLADILDDKPLEVEYDANVFGHGSEVPIYLNSQDVRELASGTQELNISIIQLWTMYMSGVTNKLGRSDDYGFIDPQSIHESNDFEHINMSLISSFRRGKKIYFLPYISGRHWQLLVMSMQDNYALWFCSLHRPPPPQLKQAIDW, from the exons atgcgaccatcgggcacctactcttccgacactgcacgagagatttctgaaaaaatt gacgccttggttgagcagagctcccaaggccaattcactccagagggtcgtcaggatattcttgctgctgcaattggacgacctgagcaccctggacgtgtacgtgctgcaggtcctggagtaggaattacagattattttgggagctcttctcgtcagccttcatattcatacagcgatacacaaaggatgacagaagagatcacaaaaaaggtccgacaagaccttatacaggagatcagggccgaggtgagggctgaattccaGATGCTATACCAGGAGCAGTTTCAGAGCATGCGCCCGGTGCAGTCTCCTATAGAGGAACAT ACACAacagaagattcctctatctgaggatgaccctctttcttcattgcatctacttgctgacatccttgatgataagcctttggaggttgagtatgatgctaatgtatttgggcatggctctgaggtcccaatataccttaatagccaagatgtccgtgagcttgcgtcgggaacacaagagttgaatatttcaattattcaactatggacgat gtatatgtctggggtcactaataagttggggcgttctgatgattatggattcattgatccccaatcaattcatgaatcaaatgattttgagcaTATCAACATGAGTCTGATAAGCAGTTTTcgaaggggcaagaaaatatactttttgccttatatatccgg gcgccattggcaacttcttgttatgtctatgcaagacaactatgctttgtggttctgctcattgcatAGGCCTCCTCCCCCACAactcaaacaagcaattgattggtaa
- the LOC108344822 gene encoding uncharacterized protein LOC108344822 isoform X5: MLLRFLKDHYQEVAASIVLSSIDPGSTSSSTSAFTDIPFNLRNLYLPEELGDVLTCCCLRLKQKLINKKEGVIVTSKVPETGLTLEPTSDAIPNRDEVQEVENKEAENVLPDNQEIDSVGSTNEEDALDPEKMRLEEAATKAQAAFRGYLIDENVRREIINHRSLRHPNIVRFKELL, from the exons ATGCTTCTTCGCTTCCTTAAGGATCACTATCAAGAAGTCGCCGCAAGTATCGTCCTGTCTTCCATAGATCCGGGatctacttcttcttccacttctgcATTTACAGATATTCCTTTTAATCTCAG AAACTTGTACCTGCCGGAAGAATTGGGCGATGTTTTGACCTGCTGTTGCTTGCGATTGAAACAA AAgcttattaataaaaaagaaggaGTAATAGTTACCTCCAAGGTGCCAGAAACGGGTTTGACCTTAGAACCAACCTCCGATGCTATTCCCAATCGCGATGAAGTCCAGGAGGTGGAAAACAAAGAAGCAGAAAATGTTTTACCTGACAATCAAGAAATAGACTCAGTAGGATCTACTAATGAAGAGGATGCACTGGATCCAGAGAAAATGAGGCTGGAGGAAGCAGCAACAAAGGCACAAGCTGCTTTCAGGGGTTATTTG ATAGATGAAAATGTACGAAGGGAAATTATAAATCACAGATCATTGAGGCATCCCAATATTGTCAGGTTCAAGGAG CTATTGTGA
- the LOC108344822 gene encoding uncharacterized protein LOC108344822 isoform X3, with protein MLLRFLKDHYQEVAASIVLSSIDPGSTSSSTSAFTDIPFNLRNLYLPEELGDVLTCCCLRLKQKLINKKEGVIVTSKVPETGLTLEPTSDAIPNRDEVQEVENKEAENVLPDNQEIDSVGSTNEEDALDPEKMRLEEAATKAQAAFRGYLIDENVRREIINHRSLRHPNIVRFKETSYSKRIWSGVWNFPIHSN; from the exons ATGCTTCTTCGCTTCCTTAAGGATCACTATCAAGAAGTCGCCGCAAGTATCGTCCTGTCTTCCATAGATCCGGGatctacttcttcttccacttctgcATTTACAGATATTCCTTTTAATCTCAG AAACTTGTACCTGCCGGAAGAATTGGGCGATGTTTTGACCTGCTGTTGCTTGCGATTGAAACAA AAgcttattaataaaaaagaaggaGTAATAGTTACCTCCAAGGTGCCAGAAACGGGTTTGACCTTAGAACCAACCTCCGATGCTATTCCCAATCGCGATGAAGTCCAGGAGGTGGAAAACAAAGAAGCAGAAAATGTTTTACCTGACAATCAAGAAATAGACTCAGTAGGATCTACTAATGAAGAGGATGCACTGGATCCAGAGAAAATGAGGCTGGAGGAAGCAGCAACAAAGGCACAAGCTGCTTTCAGGGGTTATTTG ATAGATGAAAATGTACGAAGGGAAATTATAAATCACAGATCATTGAGGCATCCCAATATTGTCAGGTTCAAGGAG ACGAGCTACTCCAAAAGGATATGGTCTGGGGTCTGGAATTTCCCTATTCATAGCAACTAA
- the LOC108344822 gene encoding uncharacterized protein LOC108344822 isoform X1 has protein sequence MLLRFLKDHYQEVAASIVLSSIDPGSTSSSTSAFTDIPFNLRNLYLPEELGDVLTCCCLRLKQKLINKKEGVIVTSKVPETGLTLEPTSDAIPNRDEVQEVENKEAENVLPDNQEIDSVGSTNEEDALDPEKMRLEEAATKAQAAFRGYLIDENVRREIINHRSLRHPNIVRFKEVILTPTHLAIVICLDELLQKDMVWGLEFPYS, from the exons ATGCTTCTTCGCTTCCTTAAGGATCACTATCAAGAAGTCGCCGCAAGTATCGTCCTGTCTTCCATAGATCCGGGatctacttcttcttccacttctgcATTTACAGATATTCCTTTTAATCTCAG AAACTTGTACCTGCCGGAAGAATTGGGCGATGTTTTGACCTGCTGTTGCTTGCGATTGAAACAA AAgcttattaataaaaaagaaggaGTAATAGTTACCTCCAAGGTGCCAGAAACGGGTTTGACCTTAGAACCAACCTCCGATGCTATTCCCAATCGCGATGAAGTCCAGGAGGTGGAAAACAAAGAAGCAGAAAATGTTTTACCTGACAATCAAGAAATAGACTCAGTAGGATCTACTAATGAAGAGGATGCACTGGATCCAGAGAAAATGAGGCTGGAGGAAGCAGCAACAAAGGCACAAGCTGCTTTCAGGGGTTATTTG ATAGATGAAAATGTACGAAGGGAAATTATAAATCACAGATCATTGAGGCATCCCAATATTGTCAGGTTCAAGGAG GTCATACTAACTCCTACACATTTAGCTATTGTGATTTGTCTAGACGAGCTACTCCAAAAGGATATGGTCTGGGGTCTGGAATTTCCCTATTCATAG
- the LOC108344822 gene encoding uncharacterized protein LOC108344822 isoform X4: MLLRFLKDHYQEVAATIAPISFRFVIRNLYLPEELGDVLTCCCLRLKQKLINKKEGVIVTSKVPETGLTLEPTSDAIPNRDEVQEVENKEAENVLPDNQEIDSVGSTNEEDALDPEKMRLEEAATKAQAAFRGYLIDENVRREIINHRSLRHPNIVRFKEVILTPTHLAIVICLDELLQKDMVWGLEFPYS; the protein is encoded by the exons ATGCTTCTTCGCTTCCTTAAGGATCACTATCAAGAAGTCGCCGCAA CGATTGCGCCAATTTCATTTCGCTTCGTAATCAGAAACTTGTACCTGCCGGAAGAATTGGGCGATGTTTTGACCTGCTGTTGCTTGCGATTGAAACAA AAgcttattaataaaaaagaaggaGTAATAGTTACCTCCAAGGTGCCAGAAACGGGTTTGACCTTAGAACCAACCTCCGATGCTATTCCCAATCGCGATGAAGTCCAGGAGGTGGAAAACAAAGAAGCAGAAAATGTTTTACCTGACAATCAAGAAATAGACTCAGTAGGATCTACTAATGAAGAGGATGCACTGGATCCAGAGAAAATGAGGCTGGAGGAAGCAGCAACAAAGGCACAAGCTGCTTTCAGGGGTTATTTG ATAGATGAAAATGTACGAAGGGAAATTATAAATCACAGATCATTGAGGCATCCCAATATTGTCAGGTTCAAGGAG GTCATACTAACTCCTACACATTTAGCTATTGTGATTTGTCTAGACGAGCTACTCCAAAAGGATATGGTCTGGGGTCTGGAATTTCCCTATTCATAG
- the LOC108344822 gene encoding uncharacterized protein LOC108344822 isoform X2 codes for MLLRFLKDHYQEVAASIVLSSIDPGSTSSSTSAFTDIPFNLRNLYLPEELGDVLTCCCLRLKQLINKKEGVIVTSKVPETGLTLEPTSDAIPNRDEVQEVENKEAENVLPDNQEIDSVGSTNEEDALDPEKMRLEEAATKAQAAFRGYLIDENVRREIINHRSLRHPNIVRFKEVILTPTHLAIVICLDELLQKDMVWGLEFPYS; via the exons ATGCTTCTTCGCTTCCTTAAGGATCACTATCAAGAAGTCGCCGCAAGTATCGTCCTGTCTTCCATAGATCCGGGatctacttcttcttccacttctgcATTTACAGATATTCCTTTTAATCTCAG AAACTTGTACCTGCCGGAAGAATTGGGCGATGTTTTGACCTGCTGTTGCTTGCGATTGAAACAA cttattaataaaaaagaaggaGTAATAGTTACCTCCAAGGTGCCAGAAACGGGTTTGACCTTAGAACCAACCTCCGATGCTATTCCCAATCGCGATGAAGTCCAGGAGGTGGAAAACAAAGAAGCAGAAAATGTTTTACCTGACAATCAAGAAATAGACTCAGTAGGATCTACTAATGAAGAGGATGCACTGGATCCAGAGAAAATGAGGCTGGAGGAAGCAGCAACAAAGGCACAAGCTGCTTTCAGGGGTTATTTG ATAGATGAAAATGTACGAAGGGAAATTATAAATCACAGATCATTGAGGCATCCCAATATTGTCAGGTTCAAGGAG GTCATACTAACTCCTACACATTTAGCTATTGTGATTTGTCTAGACGAGCTACTCCAAAAGGATATGGTCTGGGGTCTGGAATTTCCCTATTCATAG
- the LOC108345598 gene encoding KH domain-containing protein HEN4 isoform X2 codes for MGGQRSGYGKRPHSQSDYDNGPNKRRNHGEDREQFVIDSEDTVFRYVCPGRKIGSVIGRGGEIVKQLRVETKAKIRIGETVPGCEERVVTIYSPSDETNSVDGGGNYVSPAQDALFKVHDRIVAEDLHGDQDDDGGHQVTAKLLVPSDQIGCVIGKGGQIVQNIRSETGAQIRILKDDHLPLCALSSDELVQITGDAAVVKRALHQIASRLHDNPSRSQHLLTSAVPGVYPAGSSLIGPTPGAPIVGIAPLVGAYGGYKGDTSDWPPRSMYSAPRDEGSSKEFSVRLVCPTGNIGGVIGKGGMIINQIRQDSGATIKVDSSPTEGEECLITISTKEFFEETFSPTIEAAVRLQPRCSEKVERDSGIISFTTRLLVSTSRIGCLIGKGGSIITEMRRLTKANIRIISKDNLPKIASEDDEMVQISGDLDVAKEALVHVLTRLRANIFDREGALSAFLPVMPYLPVSADGSDGLSFDGRDGKRHGRGHSYSSGYGGSSDVTGGDIYGSYGGSQVVNSEWCFSEEKSCLLNLMSLCRCLYLPISA; via the exons ATGGGTGGCCAAAGGAGTGGTTATGGTAAGCGTCCCCACTCTCAATCTGACTATGATAATGGACCAAATAAAAGGAGGAATCACGGTGAGGATAGAGAGCAGTTTGTGATTGATTCGGAAGATACAGTTTTTCGATATGTATGCCCGGGTCGAAAGATTGGCAGTGTTATTGGTAGAGGAGGTGAGATTGTTAAGCAACTGAGGGTGGAGACCAAGGCCAAGATTAGGATTGGTGAGACTGTGCCGGGTTGTGAAGAGCGAGTTGTTACTATTTATAGCCCCAGTGATGAGACTAATTCTGTTGATGGTGGTGGGAATTACGTGTCTCCGGCTCAGGATGCTCTGTTTAAGGTGCATGACAGAATAGTTGCTGAGGACTTGCATGGTGATCAGGATGATGATGGAGGTCACCAAGTGACTGCTAAGCTGCTGGTGCCATCTGATCAGATTGGTTGTGTCATTGGGAAAGGCGGGCAGATAGTTCAGAACATTCGTAGTGAGACTGGGGCCCAGATTCGGATACTCAAGGATGACCATTTACCTTTGTGCGCCTTGAGCTCTGATGAGCTTGTTCAG ATTACTGGGGATGCCGCTGTTGTGAAAAGGGCTCTGCATCAAATAGCATCTCGACTTCATGATAACCCTTCACGATCTCAGCATCTTCTTACTTCTGCTGTTCCTGGTGTATATCCTGCTGGTAGTTCCCTCATTGGTCCAACTCCAGGAGCTCCAATTGTGGGGATAGCTCCCCTTGTTGGAGCTTATGGGGGATATAAAGGTGACACTAGTGACTGGCCACCGCGGTCCATGTACTCAGCTCCGAGGGATGAGGGGTCTTCAAAGGAGTTTTCAGTTCGATTGGTTTGCCCAACCGGAAACATTGGAGGTGTTATAGGAAAAGGTGGTAtgataataaatcaaattaGGCAGGATTCTGGTGCAACAATCAAAGTTGATAGTTCACCAACAGAAGGAGAGGAATGCTTGATCACCATTTCGACAAAAGAG TTCTTTGAAGAGACTTTCTCCCCAACAATAGAAGCAGCTGTGCGATTGCAACCTCGATGCAGTGAGAAGGTTGAAAGAGATTCAGGAATCATCTCTTTCACAACCCGCCTTCTGGTATCAACCTCACGAATTGGTTGCCTTATTGGTAAAGGGGGATCTATCATAACTGAGATGAGGAGGCTTACAAAAGCTAATATTCGCATTATCTCGAAGGATAATCTTCCTAAGATTGCATCTGAAGATGATGAAATGGTGCAG ATTTCAGGAGATCTTGACGTTGCCAAGGAGGCTCTGGTGCATGTACTTACACGGTTGAGAGCGAATATTTTTGATAGGGAGGGTGCTCTCTCTGCATTCCTTCCAGTTATGCCATATCTGCCTGTTTCAGCAGATGGATCAGATGGCCTAAGCTTTGATGGTAGAGATGGTAAAAGACATGGACGTGGACATTCTTATTCAAGTGGGTATGGTGGCTCAAGTGATGTAACGGGTGGTGACATTTATGGAAGCTATGGTGGTTCACAG GTTGTCAACTCAGAGTGGTGTTTCTCGGAGGAGAAATCATGCTTACTGAACTTAATGAGTCTTTGCAG GTGCCTCTATTTGCCTATATCAGCATGA
- the LOC108344542 gene encoding polypyrimidine tract-binding protein homolog 1 produces MASSHRNNETVSASKVVHFRNLPEQCSHEDLIELCNPFGKVVNLLCNVGPNKNQGFAEFANINEAISMVSNYVLSPDRVQLHGKNIYVQYSDRPEIIVTRFAKGNILLVTMEDVKAGDVSIDNMRLVFSEYGFVQKISTFEKNAGFQALIQFSDIESASSAKEALDGKKIPRSLLPDRISDGNFRIAYSGHRDLNIKFQSNRSRDYTNATLPVNQATIARALQPIPRTADNHVLLVSFENMVHDVTLDVLHGVFSEIGTVHKIYIFKKNGRTHALIQYHDVATAKAAKNILEGHCIYGGGSCKIHLAYSRHTDINVKPFGDKSRDYSKAEQTNPHAMNPNAYPYCYMCAPATFPDEAYGYGVGQSNPMVYTTGYLQITPHGVPAFSPQMQAFLGFLPIQPYYYGY; encoded by the exons ATGGCTTCCTCCCATAGAAATAACGAAACAGTGTCTGCTTCGAAGGTGGTACACTTTCGAAACCTTCCTGAACAGTGCTCTCATGAAGATCTCATAGAGTTGTGTAATCCTTTTGGTAAAGTTGTTAATCTTTTGTGCAATGTTGGCCCCAATAAGAACCAGGGTTTCGCTGAGTTT GCAAATATAAATGAAGCCATTTCAATGGTTTCAAATTATGTTTTGTCTCCAGATCGTGTTCAACTTCATGGCAAAAATATTTATGTCCAGTATTCTGATAGACCAGAAATTATTGTTACCAGATTCGCAAAAGGAAATATCCTTCTGGTAACCATGGAAGATGTGAAAGCTGGAGATGTAAGCATTGATAACATGCGTTTG gTCTTTTCTGAATATGGTTTCGTACAAAAAATCTCAACATTTGAAAAGAACGCAGGTTTCCAG GCTTTGATTCAGTTTTCTGATATTGAATCTGCTTCTTCTGCTAAGGAAGCACTGGACGGAAAAAAAATACCTAG GTCCTTGCTGCCAGACCGTATTAGTGATGGTAACTTTCGCATTGCATACTCAGGCCATCGAGATCTTAATATTAAGTTCCAATCTAATCGTAGCAG GGACTACACAAATGCTACTCTTCCTGTTAACCAGGCTACTATTGCAAGGGCATTGCAG CCAATACCTCGAACTGCTGACAACCATGTTCTTTTAGTTTCATTCGAGAATATGGTCCATGATGTCACTTTAGATGTTCTTCATGGG GTGTTCTCTGAAATTGGAACTGTgcacaaaatttatatatttaaaaagaacgGTCGAACTCACGCACTGATTCAGTACCATG ATGTGGCAACAGCAAAAGCTGCAAAAAATATTCTTGAGGGTCACTGTATATATGGTGGTGGCTCTTGCAAGATTCATTTGGCATACTCTCGTCACACTGATATCAATGTAAAG CCTTTTGGTGACAAAAGTAGAGACTATTCAAAGGCTGAACAGACGAATCCTCATGCAATGAACCCTAATGCTTATCCCTACTGTTACATGTGTGCACCTGCTACTTTTCCTGATGAAGCTTATGGCTATGGTGTCGGACAAAGCAATCCTATGGTTTACACTACAGGTTACTTACAAATCACTCCACATGGAGTTCCTGCTTTCTCACCTCAAATGCAAgcttttttagggtttttgcCTATACAACCTTATTATTATGGTTACTAG
- the LOC108345598 gene encoding KH domain-containing protein HEN4 isoform X3: MGGQRSGYGKRPHSQSDYDNGPNKRRNHGEDREQFVIDSEDTVFRYVCPGRKIGSVIGRGGEIVKQLRVETKAKIRIGETVPGCEERVVTIYSPSDETNSVDGGGNYVSPAQDALFKVHDRIVAEDLHGDQDDDGGHQVTAKLLVPSDQIGCVIGKGGQIVQNIRSETGAQIRILKDDHLPLCALSSDELVQITGDAAVVKRALHQIASRLHDNPSRSQHLLTSAVPGVYPAGSSLIGPTPGAPIVGIAPLVGAYGGYKGDTSDWPPRSMYSAPRDEGSSKEFSVRLVCPTGNIGGVIGKGGMIINQIRQDSGATIKVDSSPTEGEECLITISTKEFFEETFSPTIEAAVRLQPRCSEKVERDSGIISFTTRLLVSTSRIGCLIGKGGSIITEMRRLTKANIRIISKDNLPKIASEDDEMVQISGDLDVAKEALVHVLTRLRANIFDREGALSAFLPVMPYLPVSADGSDGLSFDGRDGKRHGRGHSYSSGYGGSSDVTGGDIYGSYGGSQVVNSEWCFSEEKSCLLNLMSLCS, from the exons ATGGGTGGCCAAAGGAGTGGTTATGGTAAGCGTCCCCACTCTCAATCTGACTATGATAATGGACCAAATAAAAGGAGGAATCACGGTGAGGATAGAGAGCAGTTTGTGATTGATTCGGAAGATACAGTTTTTCGATATGTATGCCCGGGTCGAAAGATTGGCAGTGTTATTGGTAGAGGAGGTGAGATTGTTAAGCAACTGAGGGTGGAGACCAAGGCCAAGATTAGGATTGGTGAGACTGTGCCGGGTTGTGAAGAGCGAGTTGTTACTATTTATAGCCCCAGTGATGAGACTAATTCTGTTGATGGTGGTGGGAATTACGTGTCTCCGGCTCAGGATGCTCTGTTTAAGGTGCATGACAGAATAGTTGCTGAGGACTTGCATGGTGATCAGGATGATGATGGAGGTCACCAAGTGACTGCTAAGCTGCTGGTGCCATCTGATCAGATTGGTTGTGTCATTGGGAAAGGCGGGCAGATAGTTCAGAACATTCGTAGTGAGACTGGGGCCCAGATTCGGATACTCAAGGATGACCATTTACCTTTGTGCGCCTTGAGCTCTGATGAGCTTGTTCAG ATTACTGGGGATGCCGCTGTTGTGAAAAGGGCTCTGCATCAAATAGCATCTCGACTTCATGATAACCCTTCACGATCTCAGCATCTTCTTACTTCTGCTGTTCCTGGTGTATATCCTGCTGGTAGTTCCCTCATTGGTCCAACTCCAGGAGCTCCAATTGTGGGGATAGCTCCCCTTGTTGGAGCTTATGGGGGATATAAAGGTGACACTAGTGACTGGCCACCGCGGTCCATGTACTCAGCTCCGAGGGATGAGGGGTCTTCAAAGGAGTTTTCAGTTCGATTGGTTTGCCCAACCGGAAACATTGGAGGTGTTATAGGAAAAGGTGGTAtgataataaatcaaattaGGCAGGATTCTGGTGCAACAATCAAAGTTGATAGTTCACCAACAGAAGGAGAGGAATGCTTGATCACCATTTCGACAAAAGAG TTCTTTGAAGAGACTTTCTCCCCAACAATAGAAGCAGCTGTGCGATTGCAACCTCGATGCAGTGAGAAGGTTGAAAGAGATTCAGGAATCATCTCTTTCACAACCCGCCTTCTGGTATCAACCTCACGAATTGGTTGCCTTATTGGTAAAGGGGGATCTATCATAACTGAGATGAGGAGGCTTACAAAAGCTAATATTCGCATTATCTCGAAGGATAATCTTCCTAAGATTGCATCTGAAGATGATGAAATGGTGCAG ATTTCAGGAGATCTTGACGTTGCCAAGGAGGCTCTGGTGCATGTACTTACACGGTTGAGAGCGAATATTTTTGATAGGGAGGGTGCTCTCTCTGCATTCCTTCCAGTTATGCCATATCTGCCTGTTTCAGCAGATGGATCAGATGGCCTAAGCTTTGATGGTAGAGATGGTAAAAGACATGGACGTGGACATTCTTATTCAAGTGGGTATGGTGGCTCAAGTGATGTAACGGGTGGTGACATTTATGGAAGCTATGGTGGTTCACAG GTTGTCAACTCAGAGTGGTGTTTCTCGGAGGAGAAATCATGCTTACTGAACTTAATGAGTCTTTGCAG CTGA